From Halobacillus sp. Marseille-Q1614, the proteins below share one genomic window:
- a CDS encoding MaoC/PaaZ C-terminal domain-containing protein, whose protein sequence is MLGKKRKLGKKVQNLKVGDSFTSSFTIEDKELLMYLGLTDDANPLYIQHDYASETPYQRPIVPTVMIFGKISSMISMHLPGPGSHIIRQELSYDKAVYHYSEVKISAEVSLIHKKDHIVELAVHGYDEEGDKIVEGKIWVRPPYEPKSLNATSLENFY, encoded by the coding sequence ATGCTTGGGAAAAAAAGAAAGCTAGGGAAAAAGGTGCAGAACCTGAAAGTGGGCGACTCCTTTACTTCATCCTTTACGATCGAAGATAAAGAACTTTTAATGTACTTAGGGCTGACAGATGATGCCAACCCTCTTTATATTCAGCATGATTATGCCTCAGAGACCCCTTATCAGCGTCCGATTGTACCGACTGTCATGATTTTTGGAAAAATCTCTTCGATGATTTCCATGCATTTGCCTGGTCCTGGAAGCCACATTATTAGACAGGAACTCAGCTATGATAAAGCGGTATACCATTACAGTGAAGTTAAGATTTCGGCTGAAGTCAGTCTCATTCATAAAAAAGATCATATCGTAGAGTTGGCAGTCCACGGATATGATGAAGAAGGAGACAAAATCGTAGAAGGGAAAATATGGGTGCGTCCTCCATATGAACCTAAATCATTAAACGCCACTTCATTAGAGAATTTTTATTGA